Proteins encoded within one genomic window of Lysinibacillus louembei:
- the comGA gene encoding competence type IV pilus ATPase ComGA, protein METESIVVQKSEQLIKEALTFGASDIHLSPAQGCYSVIFRKYGKMYTKGELPQELATRMITYYKFLSALDISEKRKPQSGAFQKEIEQFIYAFRISTLPSVLAKESLVIRILKQNMAVPLAELSYDPAAVGKIEQLVQHRQGLLLFSGATGSGKSTTLYSLMHYCCAELKRHVITLEDPVEKNYEQIVQIQINERAGVTYAEGLRAILRHSPDVIMIGEIRDAETAQIAVEAALSGHLVLSTIHAKNTVNCLYRLMDLGISLDELRQATVGIIAQTLVETAIDDERKALFELLCDVQLYEAFAAIARNEVYLLPYKHTLEQQLYQLEGRAYAHITHS, encoded by the coding sequence ATGGAAACAGAATCAATTGTCGTGCAGAAAAGTGAACAATTAATTAAAGAGGCATTGACCTTTGGGGCATCAGATATTCATTTATCCCCAGCTCAAGGCTGTTATAGCGTTATTTTTCGAAAGTACGGCAAAATGTACACAAAAGGCGAGCTGCCACAGGAATTAGCTACACGTATGATTACGTACTACAAATTTTTATCTGCTCTTGATATTAGTGAAAAGCGCAAGCCTCAAAGTGGCGCATTCCAAAAGGAAATCGAGCAATTCATTTATGCCTTCCGCATCTCAACATTGCCCTCAGTTTTAGCAAAAGAAAGCTTAGTGATTCGTATTCTCAAGCAAAATATGGCGGTACCGCTTGCAGAATTAAGCTATGATCCAGCTGCTGTGGGGAAAATTGAGCAGCTCGTTCAGCATAGACAGGGACTTCTATTATTCAGTGGAGCAACAGGCTCTGGTAAGTCAACGACCTTGTATTCCTTGATGCATTATTGCTGTGCAGAGCTGAAGCGCCATGTCATAACGCTGGAGGACCCTGTCGAAAAAAATTACGAGCAAATTGTACAAATTCAAATAAATGAACGGGCAGGTGTCACTTATGCAGAGGGCTTACGAGCCATTTTACGACATTCACCTGATGTCATTATGATTGGCGAAATTCGCGATGCTGAAACTGCCCAGATTGCTGTTGAGGCTGCATTAAGTGGTCATTTAGTACTTTCCACAATCCATGCTAAAAATACGGTAAATTGCCTGTATCGCTTGATGGATTTAGGAATATCGCTAGACGAATTGCGACAGGCAACAGTAGGGATTATCGCTCAAACCTTAGTTGAAACAGCCATTGATGATGAACGTAAAGCGCTATTCGAGCTGCTGTGTGATGTACAGCTATACGAGGCATTTGCTGCAATTGCTCGTAATGAGGTTTATTTACTTCCCTATAAGCACACGCTTGAACAGCAGCTATATCAATTAGAAGGACGAGCTTATGCACATATTACGCATTCATAA
- a CDS encoding DUF2626 family protein, producing the protein MSNMYKVMAFWTGIFTVLFYLGDMYEVSLLFLGNTGLFLLLGFLNLSERMYMYIFGAYLTIFFAGFTYYTTFMHVPGAGH; encoded by the coding sequence ATGAGCAATATGTATAAAGTTATGGCATTCTGGACAGGTATTTTCACTGTTTTATTCTATTTAGGTGATATGTATGAGGTTTCGCTATTATTCTTAGGTAATACTGGATTATTCTTATTATTAGGCTTCTTAAACCTTTCAGAGCGCATGTATATGTACATTTTCGGTGCTTATTTAACGATTTTCTTCGCAGGGTTCACATACTACACAACGTTTATGCACGTACCTGGCGCAGGACATTAA
- a CDS encoding MBL fold metallo-hydrolase has product MKLSVRTYPLGPIQTNCYIVSNRSKQCLIFDPGEEGERLIHEIKANQLKPLAIFLTHTHFDHIGAVNAVRDAFNIPVYVHEKEVAWLADPMKNGSGKYAELPNYIVEKPLSEHIIQKEQMFNIEDFTFKAVFTPGHSPGSISYLFEEDGFAIVGDTLFEGSIGRTDLIGGSMPVLLQSIHDKLLTLPEETIIYPGHGDYTTPAVEMDANPFLNGF; this is encoded by the coding sequence ATGAAACTAAGTGTGCGTACATATCCGCTCGGACCAATTCAAACGAATTGTTATATCGTGAGCAATCGAAGCAAGCAATGTTTAATTTTTGACCCAGGTGAAGAGGGCGAACGTTTAATTCATGAAATCAAGGCAAATCAATTAAAGCCATTAGCCATTTTTTTAACACATACGCACTTTGATCATATTGGCGCAGTCAATGCGGTGCGTGATGCCTTTAATATCCCTGTCTATGTGCATGAAAAGGAGGTAGCATGGCTAGCAGATCCGATGAAAAATGGCTCTGGCAAATATGCAGAGCTGCCTAATTACATTGTAGAGAAGCCGTTGTCAGAGCATATTATTCAAAAGGAGCAAATGTTTAATATCGAAGACTTCACATTTAAAGCGGTATTTACGCCAGGACATTCGCCAGGCAGTATTTCTTACCTTTTTGAAGAGGATGGCTTTGCGATTGTTGGTGATACGTTATTTGAGGGAAGCATCGGGCGTACAGATTTAATTGGTGGCTCCATGCCAGTGCTTTTGCAGTCGATTCACGATAAGCTGCTCACACTACCAGAGGAAACAATTATTTATCCGGGGCATGGAGATTACACGACACCAGCTGTAGAGATGGATGCTAACCCATTTTTAAATGGTTTTTAG
- a CDS encoding DUF2759 domain-containing protein, with the protein MNLLMVIFGLVAIFAVVGTFQAIKEKNLLGVVFNLGAAAIFGWFVVMTVLNAGYPPKH; encoded by the coding sequence ATGAACTTATTAATGGTTATTTTCGGTTTAGTGGCTATTTTTGCCGTTGTTGGTACATTCCAAGCAATTAAAGAAAAAAATCTGCTAGGTGTTGTTTTCAACCTAGGTGCAGCAGCAATCTTCGGATGGTTTGTTGTGATGACTGTTCTTAACGCTGGATACCCACCAAAACATTAA
- a CDS encoding LTA synthase family protein: protein MSSINKWPKHSILAFAILATWIKTVIVYQTSFEMKIENGMQYFILFINPLSFLLIAYGLSLFFKKSKARNRYIFTVSLMLSIVLYGNVAFYRFYNDFITLPVLFQTSNFGDLGTSALAIINVWDIFYFVDVIFIVILMKFAPKVNEQLTIRKDVRHAYFVLAAAMLLLNLGLAETERPQLLTRSFDRELLVKNIGTYNYHLYDIYIQSKSSAQRALADGSELVEVNNYVRANQAEPNVEMFGKYAGRNLIVISLESLQNFVINNDMNGQEVTPFLNSLTKDKDTYYFNNFYHQTGLGKTSDSEFIIENSLFGLGRGAVFFTHGGNTYNSMAESLGENGYFTNVMHPNNKSFWNRDMIYQSLNIQKFYDVDSYEVGEGEAVNWGMKDVPFFQQSAQLMTEMPQPFYSRMITLTNHYPFYLDPEDIMIDEYTSNSGTLNRYFQTVRYMDEAIKVFFEDLKEKGLYDNSIIVMYGDHYGISENHNKAMAMYLDKEEITPYDNALLQSVPLFIHIPGSNDGQVVEEVAGQIDLRPTILHLLGVDTSKDMQLGADLFSEDHEDFVIFRDGRFITDKVVYASDACYDKATGEQIDIAACEPLIESAATELGYSDAIINGDLLRFYDPKTGNLIKDTQK, encoded by the coding sequence ATGAGTTCTATTAATAAATGGCCTAAACATTCAATTTTAGCTTTTGCAATACTTGCAACATGGATTAAAACAGTTATCGTATATCAAACAAGCTTTGAGATGAAAATTGAAAATGGAATGCAATATTTTATTTTATTTATTAATCCGTTAAGCTTTTTATTAATTGCTTATGGATTATCACTATTTTTCAAAAAATCGAAGGCTCGCAACCGTTATATTTTCACAGTGAGCTTAATGTTATCGATTGTTTTGTATGGAAACGTTGCGTTCTACCGTTTCTACAATGACTTTATTACGTTGCCAGTATTGTTCCAGACGAGCAACTTTGGTGATTTAGGAACATCTGCATTAGCTATTATTAATGTTTGGGATATTTTCTATTTTGTTGATGTTATTTTTATAGTAATTCTGATGAAGTTTGCACCTAAAGTGAATGAGCAATTAACAATTCGTAAAGATGTGCGTCATGCTTACTTTGTATTGGCAGCAGCGATGTTATTGTTAAATTTAGGACTTGCAGAAACAGAGCGACCACAGCTTTTAACACGTAGCTTTGACCGTGAGCTACTCGTAAAAAATATCGGTACGTATAACTATCATTTATATGATATTTATATTCAATCAAAATCTTCCGCACAACGAGCATTAGCGGATGGCAGTGAGCTTGTTGAAGTAAATAACTATGTGCGTGCAAATCAGGCAGAGCCAAACGTTGAAATGTTTGGTAAATATGCAGGGCGTAACTTAATTGTGATTTCGCTTGAATCATTGCAAAACTTTGTCATTAATAATGATATGAATGGTCAAGAAGTAACACCATTTTTGAATTCATTAACGAAAGACAAGGACACATATTACTTTAATAATTTCTATCATCAAACAGGGTTAGGGAAAACGTCTGACTCAGAGTTTATTATAGAAAACTCGCTATTTGGCTTAGGGCGAGGCGCCGTATTCTTTACACATGGAGGTAACACATATAACTCAATGGCAGAGAGCTTAGGGGAAAATGGTTACTTTACAAATGTGATGCACCCAAATAATAAGTCGTTTTGGAACCGTGATATGATCTATCAATCATTAAATATTCAAAAGTTTTATGATGTGGATTCATACGAGGTTGGCGAAGGAGAGGCTGTTAACTGGGGTATGAAGGATGTTCCATTCTTCCAACAGTCAGCACAGCTGATGACAGAAATGCCACAGCCGTTCTATTCACGCATGATTACATTAACGAACCACTATCCGTTCTATCTTGATCCAGAGGATATTATGATTGATGAGTATACATCAAATTCAGGTACGTTAAATCGTTACTTCCAAACAGTGCGTTATATGGATGAAGCAATTAAAGTGTTCTTTGAGGATTTAAAGGAAAAAGGGCTATATGATAACTCAATCATCGTGATGTATGGCGACCACTATGGTATTTCAGAAAACCATAATAAAGCGATGGCGATGTATTTAGATAAAGAGGAAATTACGCCTTATGACAATGCATTATTGCAATCAGTTCCATTATTTATCCATATTCCAGGCTCAAATGATGGGCAAGTTGTAGAGGAAGTTGCGGGACAAATTGATTTGCGCCCTACAATTTTACATTTATTAGGTGTTGATACATCGAAAGATATGCAGCTTGGTGCGGATTTATTCTCAGAAGACCATGAAGATTTTGTGATTTTCCGTGACGGTCGCTTTATTACAGATAAAGTCGTTTATGCAAGCGATGCATGCTATGATAAAGCTACTGGTGAGCAAATTGACATTGCTGCCTGTGAGCCATTAATTGAAAGTGCAGCAACAGAATTAGGTTATTCTGATGCGATTATTAACGGAGATTTATTGCGCTTCTATGATCCGAAAACAGGTAATTTAATAAAAGATACACAGAAGTAA
- a CDS encoding YqgQ family protein: MKSMLDIYELLKQYGTYIYTTDRIGDLMLMEDELRELYKANVLAPRDFQTALLLIRQEANRLQKEEKG; the protein is encoded by the coding sequence ATGAAATCGATGCTTGATATTTATGAGCTATTAAAGCAATATGGCACATATATTTATACGACCGACCGCATTGGCGATTTGATGTTGATGGAGGACGAGCTGCGTGAGCTATATAAAGCGAATGTGCTGGCACCTCGTGACTTCCAAACTGCGTTGCTATTAATTCGTCAAGAGGCAAATCGTCTGCAAAAGGAAGAAAAAGGATGA
- the rpmG gene encoding 50S ribosomal protein L33, with product MRVNITLACTDCGERNYISKKNKRNNPERLELKKYCSREKKYTLHRETK from the coding sequence ATGCGCGTAAACATTACTTTAGCTTGCACAGATTGCGGCGAACGTAACTACATTTCTAAAAAGAACAAGCGTAACAATCCAGAGCGTCTTGAACTTAAAAAATATTGCTCTCGCGAGAAGAAATACACTCTTCACCGTGAAACAAAGTAA
- a CDS encoding glutathione peroxidase, producing the protein MTIYDIDVTTDQGETYSLARYEGKVLLIVNTASKCGLTGQFDELQALYDKYAEQGLVILGFPSNQFKQELTTAQEASEACRLTYGVTFPMHEIVAVNGDAAHPLFKLLTEETKGLLGKSVKWNFTKFLVDRNGQIIKRFAPTDKPLKLEEEIASYL; encoded by the coding sequence ATGACAATTTACGATATTGATGTAACAACAGATCAAGGTGAAACGTATTCATTAGCCCGCTATGAAGGAAAAGTATTACTAATTGTTAATACTGCCTCAAAATGTGGTTTAACAGGGCAATTTGATGAGCTTCAAGCACTTTATGACAAATATGCCGAGCAAGGACTAGTCATTTTAGGCTTCCCTTCCAATCAATTTAAGCAGGAGCTAACAACGGCACAGGAAGCGTCAGAAGCTTGCCGCCTTACGTATGGTGTCACATTCCCAATGCATGAAATCGTTGCTGTCAACGGCGATGCTGCACACCCTTTATTTAAGCTTCTGACAGAAGAAACGAAAGGTTTACTCGGTAAAAGCGTTAAATGGAACTTCACCAAATTTTTAGTCGACCGCAATGGTCAAATTATTAAACGCTTTGCCCCAACGGATAAGCCATTGAAGTTAGAAGAGGAAATCGCGAGCTATTTATAG
- a CDS encoding helix-turn-helix domain-containing protein, with translation MKQRISQKIKELRKKRGLTQKDLAEGICTQAMVSNFEKGEMIPSSLTLFAIAQRLGVDMNYFFDISNSTSTSIKATDAQQIIRKLIHQHDYQSAYFIVQNELLQEALLAPEYRQFLLWHKGICLWFLHKELDAAIQTLEDALQIDNQQNTEQTAAILNSIAVIYAEATLYEKSLAYYEQCLPLLQGQTSISYLVKIRIYFGASRTFKYLERYEEAILLAKQGIQLCVENETLYLLGQLLFQEAHSVILSSEDKTAAVPYLEHAKAIFTLQNKYDYLKAIENLKINHLN, from the coding sequence ATGAAACAGAGAATTTCACAAAAAATTAAAGAATTACGAAAAAAGAGAGGGCTTACACAAAAGGATTTAGCTGAAGGTATTTGTACACAGGCAATGGTCAGCAATTTCGAGAAAGGGGAAATGATTCCTTCCAGTCTTACACTGTTTGCAATTGCTCAAAGGCTTGGTGTTGATATGAATTATTTCTTTGATATTTCGAACAGCACTAGCACATCCATTAAGGCAACCGATGCACAACAGATTATTCGTAAGCTCATTCACCAGCATGATTATCAATCCGCTTACTTTATCGTGCAAAACGAGCTACTCCAAGAGGCTCTACTAGCACCAGAGTACCGACAATTTTTATTATGGCATAAAGGAATTTGCTTATGGTTTTTACATAAGGAGCTTGATGCAGCCATTCAAACATTGGAAGATGCTTTACAAATTGACAACCAGCAAAATACCGAACAAACAGCTGCTATTCTAAATAGTATTGCGGTTATTTATGCTGAAGCGACGCTATACGAAAAATCATTAGCCTATTACGAGCAATGCTTGCCATTACTTCAAGGTCAAACATCTATATCTTATTTAGTGAAAATTCGCATTTATTTTGGTGCCTCGCGCACATTTAAATATTTAGAGCGCTATGAGGAAGCTATATTACTGGCTAAGCAGGGCATTCAATTATGTGTAGAAAATGAAACTTTATATTTATTAGGACAGCTACTTTTCCAAGAGGCACATTCTGTAATCCTTTCCTCTGAGGATAAAACAGCAGCGGTACCTTACCTTGAGCACGCAAAAGCTATTTTTACATTACAAAATAAATATGATTATTTAAAAGCAATTGAGAATTTAAAAATAAACCATTTAAATTAA
- a CDS encoding universal stress protein, translating to MKTYYKQIAVGIDFSEQSLQAFQRAIKVAKQNEAALHIVSVVDTHSFGSVQAYDMTYAEQVKGEREKQIQALKEEAIAAGVEAVHVVVELGSPKAILSNLKEIDLVIISATGLNRFEKMIIGSNAERIVRNAKCDVLVVRG from the coding sequence ATGAAAACCTATTATAAACAAATTGCTGTTGGAATTGATTTTTCAGAGCAATCATTACAGGCATTCCAGCGCGCCATCAAAGTAGCGAAGCAAAATGAGGCTGCTTTACATATTGTGAGCGTAGTGGACACGCATTCCTTTGGCTCTGTGCAAGCATATGATATGACATATGCAGAGCAAGTTAAGGGAGAGCGAGAAAAGCAAATCCAAGCCTTAAAAGAGGAGGCCATTGCCGCTGGTGTGGAAGCTGTTCATGTGGTTGTGGAGCTAGGCTCTCCAAAGGCTATTTTGTCAAATTTAAAGGAAATTGACTTAGTCATTATTAGCGCAACTGGTTTAAATCGCTTTGAAAAAATGATTATTGGCTCAAATGCAGAGCGTATCGTGCGCAACGCGAAATGCGATGTATTGGTGGTAAGAGGATAG
- a CDS encoding anthranilate synthase component II: protein MILLIDNYDSFTYNLYHQIAAFEQEVQVVRNDQITVDEIRALQPQAIVISPGPGIPREAGNIIDIIQGLHRELPILGICLGHQAIGEAFGAKVVRAAHIIHGKTSQLTHLQQGLLQNVAYAEEVMRYHSLVIKHDTLPDEFIVTANAADDGEIMAIQHTQYPLYGLQFHPESIGTKAGSVMIEAFLKAANCL from the coding sequence ATGATTTTACTAATTGATAACTACGATTCGTTCACATATAACTTATATCATCAAATTGCAGCATTTGAGCAAGAAGTACAGGTTGTGCGCAATGACCAAATCACAGTGGATGAAATACGTGCATTACAGCCACAGGCAATTGTTATTTCACCAGGGCCAGGTATCCCGCGCGAGGCAGGCAATATCATTGACATTATTCAAGGTCTACATCGAGAACTTCCTATTTTAGGAATTTGTTTAGGGCATCAAGCAATAGGTGAAGCATTTGGTGCAAAGGTGGTGCGAGCAGCGCATATTATTCACGGGAAAACGAGCCAGCTAACACATCTGCAGCAAGGACTGCTACAAAATGTAGCATATGCTGAGGAAGTAATGCGTTACCATTCACTTGTTATCAAACATGACACGCTACCAGATGAATTTATTGTCACTGCGAATGCAGCAGATGATGGCGAAATTATGGCAATTCAGCATACACAATATCCGCTCTATGGGCTGCAATTTCATCCAGAATCTATTGGTACAAAGGCAGGTAGTGTAATGATCGAAGCGTTTCTAAAAGCAGCAAATTGCTTATAA
- the trpE gene encoding anthranilate synthase component I: MKFVTKTLQGDMYTPIGIYTSLQGRNKMLFESNAKYAESGRYSFIAVDPIGELTGDGQASIFNGEVKNIAVAERLKEVLPIHQGSYPFAFFGGAIGYFSYETAFHFETIGQPVNDAYQLPDIHLYLYDTFIVMDHIEQIVTLVAVDLFGERTEIQMEQAIQGLKQQIEQQVTQMTDTNVDIQFSATISEEQFTKMVETAQQHIQRGDIFQVVLSQTFEASFEGDAFTLYRKLRATNPSPYMFYMNFDNAIVLGTSPESLVKVQQGVVTTNPIAGTKPRSATMEEDEQLAKSLLNDEKELAEHRMLVDLGRNDIGRVCEVGSVQVKRYMQIEKYKYVMHIVSEVTGQLKEDAHIVDVLAACLPAGTVSGAPKIRAMQIIHTLEQKKRGIYAGAVGYISASGNMDLTLAIRTMIVKEGKAYVQAGAGIVYDSIPRMEYEETLNKARALLEVRK, encoded by the coding sequence ATGAAATTTGTAACGAAAACATTGCAAGGGGATATGTATACCCCAATTGGCATTTATACAAGTCTTCAAGGGCGTAATAAAATGCTATTTGAATCAAATGCCAAATATGCCGAAAGTGGCCGTTATTCATTTATTGCCGTAGACCCAATCGGTGAATTAACAGGAGATGGGCAAGCGTCAATCTTTAATGGAGAAGTGAAAAATATAGCGGTAGCAGAGCGTTTAAAAGAGGTGCTGCCAATTCATCAAGGAAGCTATCCCTTTGCCTTCTTCGGAGGTGCTATAGGCTATTTTAGCTATGAAACAGCCTTTCATTTTGAAACGATTGGGCAGCCTGTCAACGATGCTTATCAGCTACCAGACATCCATCTTTATTTATACGATACGTTTATTGTTATGGATCATATCGAGCAAATAGTGACATTAGTGGCAGTTGATTTATTTGGAGAGCGTACAGAGATACAAATGGAGCAAGCCATCCAAGGCCTTAAACAGCAAATCGAACAACAAGTAACACAAATGACCGATACGAATGTTGATATACAGTTTTCTGCAACGATAAGCGAGGAGCAGTTCACAAAAATGGTCGAAACGGCACAGCAACATATTCAACGTGGTGACATTTTCCAAGTAGTGCTGTCGCAAACCTTTGAAGCAAGCTTTGAGGGTGATGCCTTTACACTGTATCGTAAGCTACGAGCAACGAATCCGTCACCTTATATGTTTTACATGAATTTTGACAATGCGATTGTGCTCGGTACATCGCCAGAAAGCCTAGTTAAGGTGCAGCAGGGCGTTGTGACGACGAATCCAATCGCAGGCACGAAGCCGCGCAGCGCAACAATGGAGGAGGATGAGCAATTAGCCAAAAGTCTGCTGAACGATGAAAAGGAGCTTGCTGAGCATCGAATGCTTGTCGATTTAGGACGTAATGATATCGGGCGCGTCTGTGAGGTAGGCTCGGTTCAAGTCAAACGTTATATGCAAATCGAAAAATACAAATATGTCATGCATATTGTATCAGAGGTAACAGGGCAGCTAAAAGAGGACGCACATATTGTAGACGTGCTTGCTGCTTGCTTACCCGCTGGTACCGTATCAGGCGCACCGAAAATACGTGCAATGCAAATTATTCATACGCTGGAGCAAAAAAAGCGCGGCATTTATGCAGGGGCAGTCGGCTATATTTCCGCCTCAGGCAATATGGATTTAACGCTTGCTATTCGCACGATGATTGTCAAGGAAGGCAAAGCTTATGTGCAAGCAGGGGCTGGAATTGTTTATGACTCTATTCCACGCATGGAATATGAGGAAACGCTAAATAAAGCGCGTGCATTGCTGGAGGTGCGAAAATGA
- a CDS encoding biotin transporter BioY, translating to MNVKNYVLAALGAAIIAVLAQVSIPVPPVPFTGQTLAIGLVATILGSRLGTLSVGVYLLIGAVGVPVFANFSGGFAKLVGPTGGYLIGFLPAAYLTGLYLEKTSYTYVQAAVANIIGMFVALIFGTIWLKISGDLSWTSAVAGGMTPFIPLGLVKAALATWLGIYVRNRLMQAKLLLATN from the coding sequence ATGAATGTTAAAAATTATGTGTTAGCTGCACTTGGTGCGGCGATTATTGCGGTGTTAGCGCAGGTTTCCATTCCAGTGCCACCCGTACCGTTTACAGGGCAAACATTAGCAATTGGGCTAGTAGCGACGATTTTAGGCTCACGACTTGGGACGTTGTCGGTTGGAGTTTATTTATTGATTGGCGCAGTGGGAGTGCCTGTTTTTGCAAACTTTTCAGGTGGATTTGCCAAATTAGTAGGACCGACAGGAGGCTATTTGATTGGCTTTTTACCAGCTGCGTATTTAACAGGCCTGTATTTAGAGAAAACATCATATACATATGTACAGGCAGCTGTTGCCAATATAATCGGCATGTTCGTTGCACTGATTTTCGGAACGATTTGGCTAAAAATTTCAGGTGACTTATCATGGACATCGGCGGTGGCTGGTGGTATGACACCGTTTATTCCACTTGGTTTAGTAAAGGCAGCACTGGCAACATGGCTCGGTATTTATGTACGTAACCGCTTAATGCAAGCAAAATTATTATTAGCAACAAATTAA
- a CDS encoding amidohydrolase yields the protein MNLWYGGTIYTMQQEGHTVEAVLEQDGIIGAVGHFADLRARAERLIDLQGHVLYPGFVDSHLHIIGYGEKLKNLDASQIASKEELMVALQERSATLQQDDWLVAIGYNEGTNEQLVFPTIEELDTLGCHVVIKRSCHHLIMVNHLALAYAKIDEATPHPAGGVIEQRDSKLTGILKDSALYLVVNQMPTTTQSYVDDALQKSIASLHSLGIVGGHSEDLSYYGHPSVPLQSYQYIVKNKNFKAHLLQHHEAWDALRAMDFTASTWLELGAMKIFIDGAFGGRTAALSAPYMDDPHNRGLFIHSQEELTKLVQKARAASATIAVHVIGDAAIAAIVDLIEQYPPLAGQKDRIIHCSLVNEDLLAKLAALPIIVDVQPQFIQSDMSILQARLGEERLQYAHPIQSLLTRGIICAGGSDAPIEHPNPLHGIYAAITRQQIGHTAVFNAAECISRYTAVSLYTTEPAKVIDKAHIRGQIAAGFEADFTILNDDIFTVDVEQIPHLQVVKTVVHGQTVYG from the coding sequence ATGAATTTATGGTATGGTGGCACAATTTACACGATGCAGCAAGAAGGACATACAGTTGAAGCAGTTTTAGAGCAGGACGGCATCATTGGAGCTGTTGGCCATTTTGCTGATTTACGGGCGCGAGCCGAGCGCTTGATTGACTTGCAAGGACATGTTTTATATCCAGGCTTTGTTGATAGTCATTTACATATTATTGGCTATGGAGAAAAGCTGAAGAATTTAGATGCAAGTCAAATAGCCTCTAAAGAGGAATTAATGGTAGCATTGCAGGAGCGCTCTGCTACATTGCAGCAGGATGATTGGCTTGTAGCGATTGGCTATAACGAGGGTACAAATGAGCAACTCGTATTCCCAACGATTGAGGAGCTTGATACATTAGGCTGTCATGTTGTTATTAAACGTAGCTGTCATCATTTGATTATGGTCAATCACCTCGCACTTGCTTATGCGAAAATCGATGAGGCAACACCGCATCCAGCAGGCGGTGTTATTGAACAAAGAGATAGTAAATTAACAGGGATTTTAAAGGATAGTGCTCTTTATTTAGTCGTGAACCAAATGCCGACAACGACACAAAGCTATGTCGATGATGCGCTGCAAAAGTCCATTGCCTCCTTGCATTCATTGGGCATTGTCGGTGGACATTCGGAGGATTTAAGCTACTACGGGCACCCCTCTGTTCCATTACAAAGCTATCAATATATTGTAAAAAATAAAAATTTCAAAGCGCATTTATTACAGCATCATGAGGCATGGGATGCTTTACGTGCAATGGATTTCACAGCATCCACTTGGCTGGAGCTTGGAGCAATGAAAATTTTCATTGATGGTGCCTTTGGTGGTCGCACAGCTGCCCTATCTGCTCCTTATATGGATGACCCTCATAATCGTGGACTATTTATTCATTCACAGGAAGAATTGACAAAGCTTGTCCAAAAAGCTCGAGCAGCTAGTGCAACAATTGCGGTGCATGTTATTGGCGATGCAGCAATTGCAGCAATTGTTGATTTAATTGAACAATATCCACCGTTAGCTGGACAAAAAGATCGTATCATTCATTGCAGCTTAGTCAATGAGGATTTGCTAGCAAAATTAGCAGCACTTCCTATTATTGTTGATGTCCAGCCGCAGTTTATTCAATCTGATATGAGTATTTTACAGGCTAGATTAGGCGAGGAACGCTTACAGTATGCACACCCTATTCAATCATTGCTTACACGTGGCATCATTTGTGCAGGCGGTTCAGATGCACCGATTGAGCACCCGAATCCGTTACATGGCATCTATGCGGCAATTACTCGTCAGCAAATTGGACATACCGCAGTTTTCAATGCAGCTGAGTGTATTTCACGCTATACTGCGGTGTCACTTTACACAACCGAGCCAGCTAAAGTAATCGACAAAGCACATATTCGCGGACAAATTGCGGCTGGTTTTGAGGCAGATTTCACTATATTAAACGATGATATTTTCACAGTTGATGTGGAGCAAATTCCCCATTTACAAGTAGTGAAAACAGTCGTTCATGGGCAAACCGTTTACGGCTGA